The following coding sequences are from one Clarias gariepinus isolate MV-2021 ecotype Netherlands chromosome 19, CGAR_prim_01v2, whole genome shotgun sequence window:
- the LOC128507870 gene encoding odorant receptor 131-2-like yields the protein MAVSNDSTAEVSLIYQQVFEVGLTEGPILKASFALIMSLFFTYLNAIMVYTLWSKPVFEETPRYILFNHMLLNDSIHLLVTSLLYVLGLAFLRLVKAACAFIVFISVSTFRNTPVNLAVMSLERYVAICFPLRHAEVATQKITYIAIGLVWLISSINLIIDLLYGVVMDSTFFTSKILCTRERLFIKKWQLDVFQVFNIFYFVSVTVFIVFTYISIVITARSLTSNKPSASKAHKTVLLHFIQLSMCLNTFLYSAIERAAAMAGSSDSNLFLDLRYLNYLFVLILPRCLSPLIYGLRDDAVRPLFIYYFCMTVRKIKTTVNIH from the coding sequence ATGGCAGTCAGTAATGATAGCACAGCTGAGGTTTCGTTGATATATCAACAAGTGTTTGAGGTTGGACTGACTGAGGGGCCAATATTAAAAGCTAGTTTTGCATTAATAATGTCACTCttctttacttatttaaatGCTATTATGGTCTACACTCTTTGGAGTAAGCCTGTTTTTGAAGAGACTCCACGCTACATTCTGTTTAACCATATGCTTCTTAATGACTCTATACATCTCCTTGTTACATCTTTGTTGTATGTTTTAGGTCTGGCATTCCTCAGATTAGTCAAGGCTGCTTGTGcttttatagtatttatttcAGTTTCTACTTTTCGTAACACACCTGTTAACTTGGCTGTCATGTCTCTAGAGCGTTATGTGGCCATTTGCTTTCCTCTAAGACATGCTGAAGTAGCCACTCAAAAAATAACTTATATTGCTATTGGACTTGTTTGGTTAATTAGTTCCATAAACTTAATCATTGACTTGCTTTATGGGGTAGTGATGGATTCTACTTTTTTTACCTCAAAAATACTCTGCACAAGAGAAAGGCTTTTTATAAAGAAGTGGCAGCTGGATGTTTTTCAggtatttaacatattttactttgtgtcAGTGACTGTGTTCATTGTTTTCACTTATATCAGCATTGTAATCACTGCCAGGTCCCTAACCTCTAATAAACCCTCAGCTTCAAAAGCCCACAAGACCGTCCTCCTGCATTTTATTCAGCTAAGCATGTGTCTGAACACTTTTCTCTACAGCGCTATAGAGAGAGCCGCAGCAATGGCTGGCAGCAGTGATAGCAATCTATTTTTGGATTTACGTTACTTAAACTATTTGTTTGTGCTGATCTTGCCACGTTGCCTAAGTCCACTTATCTACGGACTGAGAGACGATGCTGTTCGGCCCTTATTCATCTACTATTTTTGCATGACAGTGCGGAAAATTAAGACCACAGTCAATATACACTGA
- the LOC128507860 gene encoding odorant receptor 131-2-like translates to MEFSNDSTAEILFIHQQMFQVALTEGLISKVSVAIIMSLFFLYLNAIMIYTVWSKPVFKVTPRYILFTHMLLNDSIQLIFTSMLYIFSMAVFKLVTVACAFLVFVSTTTFNNAPLNLAVMSLERYVAICFPLRHAEISTEKKTHFAIAVIWFVGSINFIIDLLYGIVMDSNFLSSQIFCTRERFFKKPWQVDVLHGFNIFYFVSVTMIILFTYINILITARSVTSDKDSASKAHKTVLLHLIQLGLCLTSFLYNIIEKAAAMASSSSLFMNLRYLNYLFVLILPRCLSPLIYGLRDNAVWPLFMYYFLCARGKQRSIVNVH, encoded by the coding sequence ATGGAATTCAGTAATGATAGCACAGCTGAGATTTTGTTTATACATCAACAAATGTTTCAGGTTGCACTGACTGAGGGACTGATCTCAAAAGTTAGTGTTGCAATAATAATGTCActgttctttctttatttaaatgccaTCATGATCTATACTGTTTGGAGTAAGCCTGTTTTTAAAGTGACTCCACGCTACATTCTGTTTACCCACATGCTTCTTAATGACTCGATTCAGCTAATTTTTACCTCCATGTTGTACATTTTTAGTATGGCAGTTTTCAAACTAGTCACTGTTGCTTGTGCTTTTCTGGTTTTTGTTTCAACTACAACATTTAATAATGCACCTTTAAACCTTGCTGTAATGTCATTAGAGCGTTATGTGGCCATATGTTTTCCTTTAAGACATGCTGAAATATCCACTGAGAAAAAAACTCATTTTGCCATTGCAGTCATTTGGTTTGTTGGTTCCATAAACTTCATAATTGATTTGCTATATGGCATAGTAATGGATTCTAACTTTTTATCCTCACAAATATTTTGCAcaagagagagattttttaagAAACCATGGCAGGTAGATGTTTTGCATGGCTTTAATATTTTCTACTTTGTGTCAGTCACCATGATCATCCTTTTCACTTATATCAACATTTTAATCACAGCCAGGTCTGTTACCTCTGATAAAGACTCTGCTTCAAAAGCCCACAAAACCGTGTTGCTACATCTTATTCAGCTGGGCCTCTGTCTTACTTCCTTTCTTTACAACATTATAGAGAAAGCTGCAGCAAtggccagcagcagcagcctctTCATGAACTTGCGTTATCTAAACTATTTATTTGTGCTGATCTTGCCACGCTGCTTAAGCCCACTCATCTATGGACTGAGAGATAATGCTGTATGGCCTTTATTCATGTACTATTTCCTTTGTGCCAGAGGCAAACAAAGGTCTATTGTCAATGTACACTAA
- the ppme1 gene encoding protein phosphatase methylesterase 1, which produces MERQLHLNLLASRPPMAGGLQSGSKMKMGPGRKRDFSPLLWSQYFETMEDVEVDNDTSKDTFRIYSSGSQGPVLLLLHGGGHSALSWAVFTGVISSRIKCRVVAMDLRAHGDTKVKNPEDLSAETMAKDVGKVVEALYGENPPPVMMIGHSMGGAIAVHTAAANHVPSLLGLCVIDVVEGTAMDALNSMQNFLRSRPKTFKSVENAIEWSVKSGQIRNIESARVSMVGQVKKCDEPLSSPGVSKSISEGIIEEEEEEEEDGESNQKRKKEDDQEVKKESLYTWRIELSKTEKYWEGWFRGLSSLFLTCPVPKLLLLAGIDRLDKDLTIGQMQGKFQMQVLPQCGHAVHEDAPEKVADALATFMVRHKFTEFKEDFP; this is translated from the exons ATGGAGAGACAGTTGCATTTGAATTTGTTAGCGTCCAGACCTCCGATGGCAGGAGGGTTACAGTCGGGATCTAAAATGAAAATGGG GCCTGGAAGAAAGCGTGACTTCTCTCCGCTGCTGTGGAGTCAGTATTTTGAAACCATGGAAGATGTGGAAGTGGACAATGACACCAGCAAAG ACACATTCAGGATCTACAGCAGTGGTTCTCAGGGTCCGGTTCTGCTTCTGCTTCATGGAGGAGGCCACTCTGCTCTCTCCTGGGCTGTCTTCACT GGTGTGATAAGTAGCAGAATTAAGTGCAGGGTTGTAGCTATGGATCTCAGGGCACATG GAGACACAAAAGtgaaaaacccagaagaccTGTCAGCTGAAACAATGGCCAA GGATGTTGGGAAAGTTGTGGAAGCCCTTTATGGTGAAAACCCACCCCCGGTAATGATGATTGGTCACAGCATGGGCGGAGCAATAGCAGTCCACACTGCTGCAGCCAATCACGTGCCATCATTGCTAGGCCTGTGTGTGATTGATGTAGTGGaag GTACAGCGATGGATGCCTTAAACAGTATGCAGAATTTTTTAAGGAGTCGACCAAAAACTTTCAAGTCAGTGGAGAATGCTATTGAATGGAG TGTGAAGAGCGGTCAGATCAGGAATATCGAGTCTGCACGTGTGTCTATGGTTGGACAAGTAAAAAA ATGTGATGAGCCTTTGAGCAGTCCTGGTGTTTCTAAGAGCATCAGTGAAGGGATCAttgaggaagaggaagaagaggaggaagatggCGAGTCTAACCAAAAACGGAAGAAAGAAGACGACCAAGAG GTGAAGAAAGAGAGTCTCTACACCTGGCGCATTGAGCTGTCTAAGACTGAGAAGTATTGGGAGGGCTGGTTCAGAGGCCTGTCTTCTCTCTTCCTCACATGTCCTGTGCCAAAGCTATTGCTACTGGCTG GCATTGACCGACTGGATAAAGACCTTACCATAGGACAGATGCAGG gaaaGTTCCAGATGCAGGTTCTTCCACAGTGTGGTCATGCTGTTCATGAGGATGCACCTGAAAAA GTAGCTGATGCTTTAGCAACCTTTATGGTGCGGCACAAGTTCACTGAATTCAAGGAAGACTTCCCCTG A